The nucleotide sequence CCCGCCCCAGGATCAGGGTATGGATGTCGTGGGTGCCCTCGTAGGTGTCCACGGTCTCGAGGTTCAGCATGTGCCGGATGCTGTGGTACTCGAGGGTGATCCCGCTTCCGCCCAAGATCTCTCGGGCCGAGCGGGCCGCGTTCAGCGCCGAGCGCACGTTATCCCGCTTGCCGAGGGAGACCTGGGCCGGGCGCAGCTTCCCGGCGTCCTTGAGCTGGGCCAAGCGCCAGGCGAGCAAAAGCCCCTTGGTGTGGTCGGCGGCCATCCGCACCAATTTTTCCTGCACCAGTTGGCGCGCGGCGATGGGTTTGCCGAAGGTGGTGCGGCTTTGGGCGAAGGCGAGGGCTTCGCTGTAGACGGCCTCAAGCGCCCCCAAAGCTCCCCAGGCGATGCCGAAGCGGGCTTGGGTGAGGCAGGAGAGCGGGGCCTTGAGCCCTTCGGCCTTGGGGAGCATCAGGCTAGCGGGGAGGCGCACCTCCTGGAGCACCAACTCGCTGGTCACGCTGGCGCGCAGGCTCATCTTGTGCTTGACCTCGTTGGCCGCGAAGCCCTTGGTATCGGTCGGCACGATAAAACCGCGCACCGCCCCGGCTTCGTCCTTGGCCCATATCACCGCGATGTGGGCCAGGTTGCCGTTGGTGATCCACATCTTGCTGCCCGAGAGGACGTAGTGGTCGCCATCCCTATAGGCCCGGGTCTTCATGTTGCTGTCGGGGTCGGAGCCCCCGTCCGGCTCGGTGAGGCCAAAGCAGCCGATCATCTCGCCGCGGGCCAGCTTGGGCAGGAACTCGCGCTTTTGCTCTTCCGAGCCGTAGGCGTAGATAGGGTACATCACCAGGCTCGACTGTACGCTGGCGAAGCTCCTGAGGCCCGCGTCGATGCGCTCGAGTTCGTAGGCCATCACCCCGTAAGTGGCGCTGCTGGCCCCACCGCCCCCGTACTCGGTGGGGAGGGTAGGGCCGAAGAAGCCCAATTCGGCGAACTTAGGGATGAGGTGACGGGGGAATTCCCCCGCCTCCCACCAACGGTTGATGTGGGGCAAGGCCTCGGCCTCGAGGAAGCGCCGGGCCGCTCGCTGAACCTCGCGCTCCTCGGGGGTGAGGAGCTCTTGCACCTGTAGGAAGTCGAACATAGCAGGAGAATACCAAAGGGGGTACACCCTCGTAGAGCCCCTATTCCCCTTAGCCGGAGCCAGGCCCGTTGTACGCGGCACAAGGCATTGCCCCAACGCGAGCCATCTTTGCCACGCTGCGAAGCTCAGCGCTGTGCATCCTGAGGATTTGGGCTATGGGCGAGCTCCCGCCGCAGGAAGAAAAGCAAGCACGCTACCAGCGGAACGAAGCCCATCCACAGATTGGGGTAAGGGTAGAAGAGGGACATTGCCAGCAGGCCCATGGCCCAGCTTTCCCAGCGCCGCAAGGGACGGCGGGTATAGCCTACCGTGGCGGCGGCCAGGAAGAATATGGCCATAGCGGTAAAGAAGAAGCGCTCGAGGATGATCAGCCACCCCCCGAGGCCCGGTACGTTTTGTAGCACCGGCAGGATCAGCAGACCGGTGCCGGTGAAGGAGAGCAGGAAGAAGAAGCCGATGATGTATTTGGCCAGCGCTACCCGCGCGGCGTAGACTCCGGTGGTGATGGGGTCGGTCTTGAACACCGAGGCCGAGGCGTACGCCGAGAGCGCCACCGGGGGAGTCACGTCGGCCAGCACCGCGTAGTAGAAGAGAAACATGTGGGTGGCCAGGGTTGCGGCCAGGGCAGCTTGCTGCTCGGGCAGACCGTAGCCGGCGAAGTTGGCCTTGGCCAAGTTGATGATGGCTGGGGCGGTGAGCGAGGAAGTGAGCACGTAGGTGGCGGTGGGGGGCACCCCCATCCCCAGGATCAGGCTGAAAAGGGCCGTCACCACCGTGGCCAGGATCAGGCTTTCCCCCGAGATCTGCCCCAAAAAGATGGAGAACTTAGAGGGCAGCCCGGTGATCACCATCATGGCGAAGATCAGGTTGGCCGCCACGATGGCGGCGCCGATAGGGACGAGCTGGCGGAAGCCCTCGGCCAGGCCGTCGGCGATGGGCGCGAAGGCCGCCATGAACTTCCCTTCCATCGCCGAGGGGAAGGCAAACGTGCCCAAGATCAGTCCCAAAAAGGCCAGCGTGAGGTGAAAGAGGGGGATTTCGCCGTATCCCACACCCAGTAAGGGAGGCAGAAAGAACCCCGCCAGGGCCAGCAGGACTCCTAGCCCCAGCCCCAGCGGATACCAGCGGCTTTTCATGGCTTGGCGGAGCGGTTCGGGGCGCAGGGTGGGGTCTAGGTAGCACACCAGGATGAAGGCCAGCGCGGCCAGGTACACCGCAGTGGCCACCTCGGCCCCCCGGTATAGCAGGACCACGATGACGAGGATGGGCAAGAAGATCGTGCTGTAGCGCAGAGCGTAGCGACGGTGCAGGCTTTCGTCGGCCCCCACCGGAGGTAGCTGGGCCTTGCGGGCATAGAACTCGTTGTAGGTGAGGATCGAAAACAGGTAGAGCAAGCAAGGGCCGATGGCCATCACCATCACCCACAGGTAGCTGATCTGCAGGATTTCTACCATGATGAAGGCGATGCTGCCCAGCACCGGAGGGGTGATGAGGGCGATGGTCCCGGCGGTAGCGACCAAGCCGGCGGCGGTCATGCGGTCATAGCCCGCCTTCTCGTACAGCGGTTTGGTCAGGGTGGCTACAAACTGGGTGTCGGCAGCCCCCGAACCGCTAAACATGCCCATAAAGACCGAGGCGATACCGGTGACCCGGCCTGGGGTCTGCGGGGTGCGGCCCACCAGCGCCAGGGCGATGTTGGCGACTACCCGGCCCAGCCCCAGCGCCCCGATCAGTCCCGAGAGAATGGTGAAATAGACCAGGTACTTCGCCGACACCCCGGTGATGAGGCCGTAGATCCCGGCCTCGGTCTCGTTGTAGGTTTTGCCCAGCAAGAGGTCGATGCCGTTCTTGGCCCCGCGGAAGGTGCCGGGGACCAGGTGGCCGTAAAGGTTATAGGCTAGGAAGATCAGCACCAGCGAGGGCATCACCGGCCCCAGCAGGCGGTAGACCAGCCCCAGCACCAGGATGATCAGGCTAAAGGACATGGTCATATCCCAGCCGGTAGGGATTACCGCGCGGTAGACCAGTTCCTCGTAGAAGCGAAGCTGGTAGGCCAGCGGGGCGATGGAGAGCAGGGCCGCCAGCAAGTCGGTGTAGCGACGGGTGGTGGGGAGCAAGGCTGGGAGCACCGCCAGGGCCCAGGCCAAAGTCCCGGCCAGCCGGCCCTCGAGCGGGATCGCTACCCCCGGCACGTTGGGCACCCAGAAGGTATAGAGGAAGGGCAGGGTGAGCGCCACGAAGACCCACGACCCCACAGTGCGCCGCTGGGGGAGCCCCTGGGCGGTGAGCAGGTATCCGGCGAAGACCAAGAAAAACACGTGCACTGCCCGCTCGAGCTGCACCACGTCGAGGATCGAGATGTCGCTGCGGGAGAATGGGGTAAAGGGGTGAAGGACCAGATAGAGGCTGTAAAGGGCGGCCACCAACAGCACCACCCAGGTGAACCGCCGTAGCGGGGTCTTTTGCGTGCTCTCCTGAGATAGCTCCATATACCTCACCTCTGTTGGGGTAACTGAGCCGATTGTACTCGCTTGCTAAAGAAAGCCTCCTCGCCCTGAGCAAGCGAGGAAGGCCCTAAGCGCTGGAGGTCGGCTACTTGATAGCCCCCACCTCGCGGAAGTAGCGCACCGCCCCCGGATGGAAGGGAATCACCGTCTTGGCGGCGTAGAGATCGGCGCTACTTTTGAGGGTGGTGTCGCGGGCCGCGGTGGTGGCGGTCTCGAGGGTTTTGATGTTGTCGAAGACCGCTTTGGTGATGGCATAGGCTAGGTTATCGGGCATCGAGGCCGGGCATACGAAGACGTTGCCGGTGAAAAGCGCAGGGGTATCGGTGGCGGTACCGTAGACGCTTTTGGGCACTACCCCGGTGCTTACGATGCCGGGGAAACGCTTGAGGAGAACCTGAGCGGTGGTGCTTTGCGGGGTTACGGGCACTAGGCGGATGCGGTCGCCCTTGCGCAGCAGGGACTGGCCCAGCTCCACGACGCTGGAGGTAGGCACCCCGCCGACCCAGAAGTAGGCGTCGATGGTCCCTTCGGCCAAGGCCTTGGCGCTCTCGGCAGCGGGCAGGCGTTCGCGCTTGCTGAAGCTCTCCGGTTTGACATTGGCCCCTTCGAGCACCAATAGCGCCAGGTTCTCGGTGGAGGAGCCCGGCTGCCCGGTGGAGACCCGTTTGCCCTTGAGGTCTTGCACCACTTTGATCCCGGTCTTCTCGGTGGTCACGATGTGGATGAGGCTGGGGTACATGTAGAAGAGGATCCGTTGGCTATCGGCTCGCTTCTCCTTGAAGCGGGGTTCTTGGCCGGTATAGGTGACCAGCGCCGCATCCGTGGTGGTGAGGGCGCAGTAGTAGGTGTTGGCGGCGGGATCGGTGCGGTCACGCAACAGGAGCAGGTTGTCGTAGGAACCGCCGGTTTGCTGCGCGGTGGCATCGGCTACGCCGGTTTCGCTCAAGATCTTGGCGACCGCTTGGCCGTAGAAGAAAAACACCCCGCCGGTGCTGCCGGTAGGCACCACCACGCGCGGCTTCTGGGCCAGGGCGGCCCCAGATAGCAAGCAGAGGGATACACCGAGAAGCACTCGCGAAAACCCGTGTTTCACACTTCACCTCCAGGGTATAAATGCACCCCCACACTACGGTTCGGTAACCGGGCTGTCAAGGGTGAGGACGCGGCTCTGCGCCTGATGTTTTGTGAGCTGGATCTTCGGGCTGTGAGCCCCCACACTGACCCATCGGTCAGCATCGGGTGTAGCATGGGGAGGTGCTTGTCTGGCAACTACTAGGAGACCCCCGCTACCGCACCTACTGGCTGGCCCTCTTCACCTCACAACTCGGCACCTGGATGCAGTCCGCTACCCAAGGCTGGTTGGTGCTCGAGCTGACCGGTTCGGCCGCCAAGCTCGGGCTGGTGGTGGCCTTACAGTTCCTGCCCTCGCTGTTGTTTTCCCTTCCCGCCGGGGTGCTCTCGGATCGCTACCCAAGGCGCAACCTCCTCTTCCTCACCCAGGGGGGGATGGGGCTGTTGGCTTTTGCTATGTTTGGCCTGATCATCACCGGGCTGGTGCGTTACGAGCACGTTTTGGTGTTTGCCTTTCTCTACGGGGTGTTCAACGCCATGGACCTGCCGGTGCGCCAGGCCTTCACGGTGGAGCTGGCGGGGAAAGATCGCTACCCCGGAGCCATCGCCCTCAACTCTTTCGGCTTCAACGTCTCGCGGCTTACTGGGCCGGCCCTGGCCGGGATCCTCATCGCGGGGGTAGGGCTGGGCTGGAGCTACTTGGCCAATGCCCTCTCCTTTCTGCCGCTGCTGTGGGTGCTGCTGGGGGTACCCCGGGTGAGCCAAGAGGTCAAGCGGGGCGGGGTGTTGCAGGATGCGCTCGAGGGGGTGCGCTACGTCTGGCAAGAACCCCTGGTGCGCCAGATCGTGCTCTTGGTGGGGCTTACCAGCATGTTCGGCATGAACTTCCAGACTATCGTTCCGGCCTACGCCCGGTTGGTGTTGGGGCTCGAGGCCCAGGGCTTCGGCTTTTTGATGTCGGCGGTGGGGTTGGGCGCGATCGTCGCGGCGCTCATTCAGGCCATCGCCTCCCAGGTCAGGCCCTTCCGCTCGATCCTCGGCAGCTTCGTGCTGGGGATCGCCCTGCTGGTTTTGGCCCTGCCTATATCGGCCTCCTGGACAGCTTTCTTTTTAGGGGTGGCCGGTTTCGGGATGATCACTACCCTCATCAATTGCAACACCACCGTCCAGCTCATGTCCCCCGATCGCATCCGGGGCCGGGTGATGTCGGTGTACTCGATGGTGCTTCTTGGGGTGGGGCCGGTGGGGGCTTACCTGTCGGGCCTTTTGATCGACCTCTTCGGCGGGCGCTGGGGGGTGGCGGTGATGGGGGGCCTCACCCTGCTCTCGGCCTTGGCCCTGGTGCGCTTCCCCTGGCCGCGCAACCTGAACCCGGTGCAGGCGGAGCCTTCCCCGGCTTCGGATTAGCGGGAGGCGCAAGCAGCTAATACCCTTTCATGCAGATTCCCTCACCCCCCGGGTGCACGGAGCTTGCTCCGTCCCGACAGAGGATCGTCCCCCGGGTGTACGGAGCTTGCTCCGTCCCGTAGGGGATCGTCCTCAGCGTTTAGCGTCTGGCGTATTGCGTACGACGTACGACTTCGCTCGGCTACGGTCACGAAGGGGTATAAACCCAACCAGAGGGGCCCGCTTCCTTCCACCGCGTAAAACGCCCCAAAATGCGTTCACCCCCGCGCTGCAATGCTGTCAGCAGAACCGAGGAGTGCCGAAGGGGCCGGGGCGTACCGCGGGTTTACGGTTATCGCCCAAGTTCGCCGCCGTCGGCGGGGTTTGCCGAAGCTCGAGCAGGGTCTCGCCCAGCCCATGGCAAGCCTCACGGCTGCCAGTCCTCCGGGCGCTCGGCCAAGCCCAGCCGCCAGGCTACGCCCTGGGCTACGCGCTGGGCAGCCTTACCATCGCCGTAGGGGTTCTTGGCGCCGGACATCCTCTTTCGCTCCGCCGCATCCGCCAAGAGCCCGCTCACGATCTGGTACACCTGTCGGGGATCGGTCCCGGCCAGGCGCAAAATGCCCGCTTCTACCCCTTCAGGGCGCTCGGTAACGTTGCGCAACACCACCACCGGCACGCCCAGCGCGGCCCCTTCTTCCTGTAGGCCGCCGGAATCGGTGACGATGAGATCGCTCTTGCCCATCAAAGCCGACATCGGGCCGTACTCGAGCGGGTCTAGGAGAAAAAAGTTCGGTACCCCCGCGAGCACCGGCCACACCGCCTCGCGCACCACCGGGTTGAGGTGCACGGGGAAGACAAAGGTATAGTCGGGGTGGTCGTAGGCAGCCTTGGCCAAGGCTTGGGCCAGCTCGCCCAGCACCTCCCAATTTTCGCGGCGGTGGAGGGTCACGGTGACGAGCCTCTCGCGGGGAATTCCTTGAGGAAGCTGCCCCACCTTGGCGGCGAAAAGCACCGCATCCACCCCGGTCTGCCCGGTGACGAGTATCCGCCGGGGGTCTTTGTGCTCGGCCAGGAGGTTTTGTTTGGCCAGTGGGGTGGGGGCTAGGTCGAGATCGGTGAGGGTATCGGTGAGGCGGCGGTTGGCCTCCTCGGGGAAAGGCTCGGCCAGGTTAAAGCTGCGCAAGCCCGCCTCCACGTGCCCCACAGGGATTTGCTGCAAGAAAGCGGCCCAGGCCACCACGAAGGTTGTGAGGGTATCACCGTGCACCAGCACGTAGTCAGCCCCCAGATCCTCGAGCGCCCTGGCCGCCTGCGGCAGAATGCGGGCGGCCAGTTCGGGCAAGGTCTGCCGCTCGGTCATCACGTCTAGGTTGCGTTCGGCGGGCACCTCGAACAGGGAGAGGGCCTGGGCGAGCTGCTCGCGGTGCTGCCCAGTGAGCAGCACCACCGGCTCGAGGCCGGACTGCCCTTTGAGCGCGTGGTACACCGGGGCCATCTTGGTGGCCTCGGGGCGGGTTCCAAAAGCGAGTACGACGCGTTTCATTTTAGCCCCCCTCGGCCTGCGACTCTCGCCACACTGCCCGCAGCTTGCGCCATACCGTAAACGCCAATAACCCCGCGGTAATCAGAGCGGTGACCGCCACCACCCGCCCCGGCACGCTGGGCTGCACGGTCATGGCGATCAGGTTGAAGACCAGGGTCAGGGTCCACAGGGTAAGGGTGGTGCGCCGTTGGGAAAAGCCGCGCTCGAGCAGCCGGTGGTGGATGTGGTCCTTACCGGGGGTGGACATGGGGTTTTGCCCGCGCAATAGCCGCCGAATGACCACCTGAGAGGTATCGAGGATCGGCAACAGCAAGAACAACACCGTAGGGATCAGGCTAAACACCGTGGTGAGCTTGAGGTTGCCCAACAGGCTGGTGGCGGCCAGCACGTAGCCGAAGAAATAGGCCCCGGCGTCGCCCATGATGATCTTGGAGGGGTGGAAATTGTGCCGCAAGAACCCCAGCGCGGCCCCCGCCAGGGCGGCCAGCACTAGCGTCCCGGCGGCCCACTCGGGATTTTGCGCCGACACCGCCAGCAGGCACATCGCGGTGATGTAACTAATCCCCCCGGCGAGCCCATCTACCCCATCCATCAGGTTGATGGCGTTGGTGATGCCCACAATCCAGAAGACGCTCAAAAACACCGAGAGCACCGGATCCAAAGCGGTGCCAAAAGCCGCGTTGAAGCGGATTCCCACCGCGATCAGCAGCAGCGCCGAGAGCAGCTGGACCACGATACGGAACAGGGGGGGAAGCCCGAACTGGTCATCGATAAATCCCACCATCACCAGGATGGCTCCGCCTAGCAAGATCGCCAGCACTTGCACCTGGACCTGCTGGATCAAGATCGGTCGAAGCGCGGTCGCTACGGTCAAAGCGGCGATCACCCCGGCAAAGATAGCTAACCCCCCCGCGTTGGGCAAAGGCTCTTTGTTGAGCCTGCGGGCGTTGGGTTGGTCAGCCCAGCCTACCTTCAGGGCGAACTGCCGCACGCGAGGGATGAACCGCCAGGTCACCGTCCAGGCCACGATAAAGGTGAAGATCACGATCAGCCAGCCGGAGCCGCCGGGATCGGCGATGCCCAGGGATTTGAGAAAATCGGTCATACGTTATTTGGGATCGCGGGCCTACTTGGTTCCGTAGATTCGATCCCCGGCATCTCCCAGCCCCGGCACGATATAGCCGTGGTCGTTCAGGTGATCATCGATGGCCGCGACCACCACCTCCACGTCGGGATGCTCGCGCTCGAGGCGAGCGATCCCTTCCGGCGCGGCGATGATGCTCATCAGCTTGATATGTTGAGCGCCGCTATTTTTAAGCACCTGAATGGCGTGCACCGCACTCCCCGCGGTGGCTAGCATGGGGTCGGTGAGGAAGACGCGGCGGCCCCTGATGTCCTCGGGTAGCTTGGCGTAGTACTCCACGGGGCTTAGGGTTTGGGGGTCGCGGTACAGCCCGATGTGGCCCACCCTGGCGGCCGGTACCAGCCGAAGAATCCCATCTACCATGATCAGCCCAGCCCGCAAAATGGCCACCAGGGCCAGCTTTTTCCCCGATAGCATGCGGGCTTCCATGCGGGTGAGGGGGGTTTCGATGGTCACGGGATCGAGTTCCAGGTCTCGCATGGCCTCATAGGCCATGAGCATGCTGACCTCTGCCGTTAGCTCGCGGAAATCCTTGGAACCGGTGTTTTTATCGCGCAGAATGGCTAGCTTGTGCTGCACCAGCGGGTGGTCTACCACGGTGACGTTCATCGGGAGAATCGTAACACCGCCTCCGGGGATGGGCTAGGGGGTGGATCGCCAGAGTTTGGGGGCTTAGGGAGCATCGAATAGCGTGGGAAACTCCTGGTAAAAACGCCAGGCCTTGGGCATCTTGTCGGCCACCGCGGCGGCGAATCCGGACGGTTCCTTGGTGCGAAACCAGTGCATGTCGTGGAGGTAGGTGAGGGGTACCCAAAAGCGCAGCCTGGGCCACAGGGTTTGGGCATCGGGGTAGCCCCGGACGATATGGCGCAGGGCCTCGAGCGCGGCTTGTTCTCCCAATAGGTCCAGCGTCCCGGTGGTGAGGATGGCCAGGTCGCGGGCTGGATCGTCGGGCTGGGCCCGTACCCAGTCCACCACCAGGGCTTCGGGGATCGCGCTGTTTATGCCGGAGTTTTTCAGCAGGATGTTGCCCGCGTGGGGGTCGCGGTGGCAGAAGGCCTGGGGGGTGCCGGCGACCTCGTCAACGTGTCGGTGTAGAGCTTCCACTAGAGCACAAGCTTCGCCTAGGTCGCATAGCGTGCCGCCGAATTGGGCGAGGCGCTCTTCCAGGCGGGTTCGGCTCACCACGCCGGGCTCTTTGATTCTATGCAGGCGGCGAAAAAACTCCGCCAGGGCCTCCAAGGCCGCTTGGCTGAAGCGGTCGGGGTGGAAGTTTTGGCCGGGGTAGCGGCGGGTGACGAGAACTCCGTGCCTGGCGACCTCGAGCGCCTCCACCACCCAGCTTCCCAGGCCAGCTTTGGTCATGTTGAGCGCTTCCAGCCGCGCGGCATAGATGCCCGCCGGTTGGTTGGGGTGGGGGGGCTCGGGAGCATAGATCTTGAACACCAGGCCGTCCCCCGCGAAGGTGCGGGCTTCAGCCCCACCGGCCAGCGGGGTGAGCCGGGTACGGTAGTGTGCCTCGAGCTGTTTTTTGACCTCGGGATTCACGCTGCACAAAGCATACCCTAGCCTCGCGGCGCGGATGTCAGGGAAAGCGAAACGAGCGCCCAACCTCGCCAGTCTGGGCCGTAGCTCGAGCGCCGCAGCGCGTAAAGCCCAGTTCCAGGCTACCCAGCTCGGGTCAGAGTGGCCCTTGAACGCCTCCTCGAGGGGAATCAGGGGTAGGCCTGTGGCTGGCCAATAGACGATGGGCCCCCGTCCGTGATCCAGAAAAGGAGCGGTTCAATGCCGAACCCCATAGAGTTGGAGCAGCGCTACCCCCGCCACGATTAGCACTAGGCCCAGGATCATGGGAAAGTTGATGCTCTCCCGCAAGAGCACCACCCCCAAGAGGGCGATGAGCGCGGTGCCGAGCCCCGACCAGACCGCATAGGCGGTGTTGAGCGGCACCGTTTTCAGGGCCAGGCTCAAAAAGTAAAAGGCCGAGGCGTAGCCCACCACTACTACGATGCTGGGCAGAAGTTTGCTGAAGCCCTGCGAGGCCTTGAGGCCAGTGGAGCCGATCACCTCGGCCAGGATGGCCAAAATGAGATATGTCCAACCACTCATAAGTTTGCCTCCTAAGCACCCCTATCCCGCTTCCTCCCCCGCCAGCGCCCGCAGCCGCTCCAGCACCGCTTGGCGCTCCTCTGGGCCGAGGGTCTCGAGGCCCAGCAGCTGGGCCATGAACAGCCCGTCGGTGGCCAGCAAGGCGATGCGCGCTTCCGGGGTGCGCACCCGGGCGTACCACCTGCGGCTTCGCTCCCGGATGGTCTGCAACAGCTCGGGGTACAAGGCGAGCGCGGCGGCAAGGCTCAGGAAGAGGCCGCCGCTGCCGTCGTACCAGCCCATCTCCACATAAGCCTGGGCGAAGGGTTTGCCGCTTTCGGCCAGGGCCTGCTCAAAGGCATCCAGATGGTGCTCTAAGAGCGCCCGCACCAAGGCTTCCTTGCTGGGAAAATGGTAAAGGAGACCCCCTTTGCTCACCCCCGCCGCTTGGGCTACGGCCTCCAGGGTGAGGGCCATCCCTCCCTCTCGCCGGATCACCGCCTCGGCGGCCTCGAGGATTCGGCTGCGGGCATCGGTAGCCGGGGGCATACGTTCACCTCGAAAGTTACTATACCGTCCGGACGGTATAGTCGGCAACCCCCGGGACCCGGCCGCGCTAGAGGGCAAGGCGCGATAGGATAGATGCGTATGATTCGCATCGTGTTGGCAGATGACCACGCCTTATTCCGCCAGGGGCTGCGCAGCCTGCTCGAGGCTGAACCGGATTTCCGGGTGGTGGGAGAAGCGGGGGATGGCCGTGAGGCCTTGCGCCACGTGCTCGAGGCCAAGCCCGACGTCGTGCTGATGGACATCCAGATGCCAGGCTTGGATGGGGTACAGGCCACCCGGGAGATCCTGCGGGAGTGGCCCCAGGCCAAGGTCATCATGTTGACCATGTACCGCCAGGACGCCTACGTCTTCGAGGCGGTCAAGGCCGGGGCGCGGGGCTACATGCTCAAGGATGCCGACGCTAAAGACCTCCTCGAGGCCATCCGCCGGGTCAACCACGGGGAGGTGCTGCTCGACGCCGAGCTGGCCGAGCAGATCATCCAGGACTTCAAGGCCAAACGCGAGTCGGTCCCCAAGCCTCACGCCGAACTTTCCGAGCGTGAAGTGCAGATCCTCAAGCTCGTCGCCCAGGGGTACACCAACCTGGAGATCGCCGGGGAACTCGCGCTCTCGGAGAAGACCGTGCGCAACCGGCTGAGCGAGATCTTCCAGAAGCTCCACCTCAACAACCGCACCCAGGCTGCCCTCTACGCGCTGCGTGAGGGATTGGCTGAGCCGGGGGAGGGGGAATGAGCAGCCTCGCCTACCCTCAGGAGCATCCCCGGCCTCTATGAGCGACCCACGGGTACTGCTGCAAGCTTTTGCCGGTGTTTCCGGGGATGGTCCTCGCGCTGAGTGGTTGGCTCGCCACCTGGGCGCGGCGGGTTTCAGGGTCTGCCGGGACGAACTCGGTAACCTCTGGGCCGGTCAGGGTTCGCTGCTGCTGGTGGCCCATTTAGATACCGTGCTCACCCCTAGCAAGCCGCTAGCGCAGGATGGGCGTTGGTGGGCCCCGGCGGTGGGAGACAACTCCTCTGGGGTGGCGGTGCTGCTGTCGCTGGCGGAGCAGCTGATCCCCCAGGGGGTCACCCTAGCCTTTAGCGTGGGGGAGGAGGGGCTGGGTAACCTGCGGGGGGCCCGGGCATTGGTGGCGAAGCTCCAGCCCCAGGCTATGGTAGCGGTGGACGGCTATCTCCCCTCGGTGGTGGTGCAGGCGGTGGGCTCTACCCGGTTGCGCGCCGTCTTTACCGGCCCCGGCGGGCACGCCTGGGGGGACCGGGGCCAAAAGAGCCCGGTTCCCGCCTTGGGCCAGGCCCTCTCCGCCTTGTACCAGCTGGCCAAGCCGGAGAACGCCAGCCTCAACGTGGGGCGGGTATTCGGCGGGGAGGCGATCAACGCCATCCCCCGCGAGGTGGGGCTCGAGCTGGACCTGCGCGCCACCGACTCCCTGCTGCTGGAGACCCTAGAAGACCAATCTCGGCAGACCCTGA is from Meiothermus sp. Pnk-1 and encodes:
- the upp gene encoding uracil phosphoribosyltransferase; the encoded protein is MNVTVVDHPLVQHKLAILRDKNTGSKDFRELTAEVSMLMAYEAMRDLELDPVTIETPLTRMEARMLSGKKLALVAILRAGLIMVDGILRLVPAARVGHIGLYRDPQTLSPVEYYAKLPEDIRGRRVFLTDPMLATAGSAVHAIQVLKNSGAQHIKLMSIIAAPEGIARLEREHPDVEVVVAAIDDHLNDHGYIVPGLGDAGDRIYGTK
- a CDS encoding aminoglycoside phosphotransferase family protein — translated: MNPEVKKQLEAHYRTRLTPLAGGAEARTFAGDGLVFKIYAPEPPHPNQPAGIYAARLEALNMTKAGLGSWVVEALEVARHGVLVTRRYPGQNFHPDRFSQAALEALAEFFRRLHRIKEPGVVSRTRLEERLAQFGGTLCDLGEACALVEALHRHVDEVAGTPQAFCHRDPHAGNILLKNSGINSAIPEALVVDWVRAQPDDPARDLAILTTGTLDLLGEQAALEALRHIVRGYPDAQTLWPRLRFWVPLTYLHDMHWFRTKEPSGFAAAVADKMPKAWRFYQEFPTLFDAP
- a CDS encoding multidrug efflux SMR transporter; the encoded protein is MSGWTYLILAILAEVIGSTGLKASQGFSKLLPSIVVVVGYASAFYFLSLALKTVPLNTAYAVWSGLGTALIALLGVVLLRESINFPMILGLVLIVAGVALLQLYGVRH
- a CDS encoding TetR/AcrR family transcriptional regulator translates to MPPATDARSRILEAAEAVIRREGGMALTLEAVAQAAGVSKGGLLYHFPSKEALVRALLEHHLDAFEQALAESGKPFAQAYVEMGWYDGSGGLFLSLAAALALYPELLQTIRERSRRWYARVRTPEARIALLATDGLFMAQLLGLETLGPEERQAVLERLRALAGEEAG
- a CDS encoding response regulator transcription factor yields the protein MIRIVLADDHALFRQGLRSLLEAEPDFRVVGEAGDGREALRHVLEAKPDVVLMDIQMPGLDGVQATREILREWPQAKVIMLTMYRQDAYVFEAVKAGARGYMLKDADAKDLLEAIRRVNHGEVLLDAELAEQIIQDFKAKRESVPKPHAELSEREVQILKLVAQGYTNLEIAGELALSEKTVRNRLSEIFQKLHLNNRTQAALYALREGLAEPGEGE
- a CDS encoding M20/M25/M40 family metallo-hydrolase, encoding MSDPRVLLQAFAGVSGDGPRAEWLARHLGAAGFRVCRDELGNLWAGQGSLLLVAHLDTVLTPSKPLAQDGRWWAPAVGDNSSGVAVLLSLAEQLIPQGVTLAFSVGEEGLGNLRGARALVAKLQPQAMVAVDGYLPSVVVQAVGSTRLRAVFTGPGGHAWGDRGQKSPVPALGQALSALYQLAKPENASLNVGRVFGGEAINAIPREVGLELDLRATDSLLLETLEDQSRQTLMEAAGAYGVGLELEVLGRRPAGHSATLQMIQAAKEALKGVGLEAQLTPGSTDASAGVERGIPALAFGVYRGGGAHTPQEWVEPDSLLLGQQALAELVRRILRAGV